One region of Parerythrobacter jejuensis genomic DNA includes:
- the nuoI gene encoding NADH-quinone oxidoreductase subunit NuoI translates to MTTATQLLKSFTLWEILKAHALTLKYFFKPKVTINYPFEKNPLSPRFRGEHALRRYPNGEERCIACKLCEAVCPAQAITIESEPRDDGSRRTTRYDIDMTKCIYCGFCQEACPVDAIVEGPNFEYSTETREELLYDKHKLLANGDKWERAIAANLEADAPYR, encoded by the coding sequence ATGACCACCGCAACCCAACTCCTCAAATCCTTCACCCTTTGGGAAATCCTCAAGGCGCATGCGCTGACCTTGAAGTATTTCTTCAAGCCGAAGGTGACGATCAATTATCCGTTCGAAAAGAACCCGCTGAGTCCGCGTTTTCGCGGCGAGCATGCGCTGCGTCGTTATCCCAACGGGGAAGAGCGCTGCATTGCGTGCAAACTGTGCGAGGCGGTGTGCCCGGCGCAGGCGATCACGATCGAAAGCGAACCGCGTGATGACGGCAGCCGCCGGACCACGCGGTACGATATCGACATGACCAAATGCATCTATTGCGGCTTCTGCCAGGAAGCATGCCCGGTGGATGCCATCGTCGAAGGGCCAAACTTCGAATATTCGACCGAAACGCGTGAAGAGCTGCTGTATGACAAGCACAAGCTGCTCGCCAATGGTGACAAGTGGGAGCGGGCGATTGCCGCAAACCTTGAAGCCGACGCGCCGTATCGCTAA